Genomic DNA from Candidatus Aegiribacteria sp.:
CGTCCCCGAGTGCTAAAGGTTAGAAAGGTAAGTCCGGCCTTGGAGGGAGGTGGCGAGGTATTCGTACTCGGCATCACCATTGTACAGCTGTGCTGATAACCGGAGGAATCTGCCCCTGGGATTATCCGTGAAGATAACCGGGATCTCGATTTGCTTCTCCTCTAACAGCCAGTTCTGCAGCGCGTCGATACCTTCGGGCGGAGGTAAAGCTGATGGTGGTTTGTAAGGAAGGATTACCGAGCCCATCGAGCCAAGCATATTGGCGGGACACGCAAGCTGAAGTCCAAGTTTTCTCGAGATCAACTCACTGGCCCGTACCACCTTCTCATGATTCTCCCTCATTATGCCGTTCCAGCCTTCAGGATGCAGCTTCTCCATATAATCGATAACGAAGGGAATTGTCATTCTTGGAGTAGGATCGATTGTTCCGTTCCAGAAAAACTCCGCCTGAAATCCGGATAAACCCGATTCAAAATCAGAGGCGAAATGGCTCATTACCGCAGGCCGGAAACCATTCTGCCTGTCCGGTCTCACGTAGAGCAAGGCTGCGGTTTTAGGGGCGCACATCCACTTATGGCAATTCCCTGTGTAATAGGCAGCGCCAAGTTCTTTAAGATTCAGCGGAAGCATGCCGGGGCCGTGCGCTCCGTCAACGAGCACATCTATTCCAAGTTCGTCCAGTTTTTGAATGAGTTTCTCGATTGGAAGTATCATACCCGTTTGACTGGAGACATGATCAACAAGTACAAGAACAGTTCTGCCGGTAACTCGTGATATGATTGAATCAATAATCTGATCCGGGCCGGACACAGGTACTTCGATAGGCACCTC
This window encodes:
- a CDS encoding aminotransferase class V-fold PLP-dependent enzyme; translated protein: MRSAFAPRWSIRPDTVFLNHGSFGACPTEVSNYRKDLLYELESQPLDFILRRYMPVVPDILRKLETFTGAFPGSVVLVPNATTGVNTVLSNLRLNPGDELLTTGQEYFASRNALQFYADRNKARVLEVPIEVPVSGPDQIIDSIISRVTGRTVLVLVDHVSSQTGMILPIEKLIQKLDELGIDVLVDGAHGPGMLPLNLKELGAAYYTGNCHKWMCAPKTAALLYVRPDRQNGFRPAVMSHFASDFESGLSGFQAEFFWNGTIDPTPRMTIPFVIDYMEKLHPEGWNGIMRENHEKVVRASELISRKLGLQLACPANMLGSMGSVILPYKPPSALPPPEGIDALQNWLLEEKQIEIPVIFTDNPRGRFLRLSAQLYNGDAEYEYLATSLQGRTYLSNL